From Coffea arabica cultivar ET-39 chromosome 10e, Coffea Arabica ET-39 HiFi, whole genome shotgun sequence, one genomic window encodes:
- the LOC140014924 gene encoding uncharacterized protein, with translation MGSCFSSSGVAAAASLARHHKSNSTPPAYVVSVNGDLRHYSTPITASQVLDSETSSSSSSSSSATLFFLCNSDSLYFDQFIPALRPQDQLDPSQIYFLLPLSKLHYKLSASDMAALAVKAALALQTATTSILLKPTNNPPPPPTTRSTRNHKHKRNPSRISPLLLVRHQHEDDHAQPPPPLLQHINNHTRNKHQTLLSSTPRPTVLQRLSSRRAKMAVRSFRIRLTTISEGSVLLFNT, from the coding sequence ATGGGAAGCTGTTTCTCCAGCAGCGGCGTCGCTGCAGCAGCATCACTTGCACGCCACCACAAATCCAACTCTACGCCTCCTGCTTACGTTGTCTCAGTCAATGGGGACCTGCGCCACTACTCTACCCCCATAACTGCGTCTCAAGTTCTAGACTCAGaaacctcctcctcctcctcctcctcctcctctgcaACACTATTCTTCCTCTGCAATTCCGACTCCCTGTACTTTGACCAGTTTATTCCTGCCCTCCGTCCTCAAGACCAACTCGACCCTTCTCAGATCTACTTCCTCCTCCCCCTCTCCAAGCTCCACTACAAGTTATCTGCCTCCGACATGGCTGCTCTCGCCGTCAAGGCTGCCCTCGCCCTTCAGACTGCCACCACTAGTATCCTCCTTAAACCTACTAAtaatcctcctcctcctccaactACAAGAAGCACCCGCAACCACAAGCACAAGCGCAACCCATCTCGAATTTCTCCTCTGCTTCTGGTACGACACCAACACGAAGATGATCATGCTCAGCCTCCCCCGCCACTACTCCAGCACATTAATAATCATACTCGTAACAAACACCAAACACTCTTGTCCTCCACACCCCGCCCGACGGTACTCCAAAGATTGTCTTCCCGGCGGGCTAAGATGGCTGTACGTTCCTTTAGGATCAGGCTAACCACCATCTCCGAAGGATCTGTTCTCCTTTTCAACACTTGA
- the LOC140015428 gene encoding uncharacterized protein: MPRTRSQRNANGSKGNGGSGPQQSARSPTPGGEGTGLSRIPPEQLVQAVAGNLPTFEAIVNYLRGQTGGHLGQEPKNSEGPTESRAGSLNPQLKRVRREPSSEHIDMGEPTHKHSRTEHPEPVRRYSRDEPSPRKEQLQVQDELDLLLDAEADRYIASSFVPDIENYPLPAKFKIPSMKPYDATTDPEDHLFAFLTQMRLQTAADAVRCKTFPMFLEGKARQWFQGLPPRSIRSFAQLARLFAAQFVSSRAFSKSTAHLMTIQQRPEESLREYMVRFNNESLQVRDRDDKVVMAAFINGLRKQKLYTELVERPPKSVREMLDPAHEKANAEEANRLKSAQERLRDDKRRRGADQVEARPNQGRKSTYDRLPRSRPSGGDKPWTNLTAPRARVLAVMEQEGLSRPSRPLGGDKSRRDQGLFCAYHRDVGHDTEDCRHLKKDIEKLIKRDHLGQFIREDRADQQRGRLRSERPSYLRDRPQGPHGRAPEQETQNLAGVINTIAGGPAGGDSHTARRHNRPPPAGESSAKRLKMYEEIIYGPEDAVPLASNNHEAIVIEVITCNYKVKKVYIDNGSAIDVLYYKTFKELQLEDRQLVPVRTPLIGFAGPPVRPEGMITLMVTIGVSPKCRTVPVNFAVVKEPSSCNMILGRPTLNALRAVCSTLHLSMKFPTPEGVAEVLGDPEVARACYIATLKGKEKLVAQTACLEPWEPMEKGERLETDEGLTELSVQPGRPERTVKVGMGLAELVKSSLETLLEEYAEIFAWSADDMPGIPTELAVHRLQVDPSVRRKGTLLLNERRSSKARWLVDSTAGYEIFCFLDAFKGYHQIALDEENQEKTSFITEEGTYCYVTMPFGLKNAGATYQRLVNKLFRNQIGRNLEVYVDDMLVKSRTQEQFISDLREIFEILRHSRMRLNPKKCTFGVRSGKFLGYMISKEGVRANPDKIKSIMDMAPPRNSKEVQRLTGRMAALNRFLSKSAVRGAPFFKVLKGGRQFEWNPECQKAFDELKEHLVRLPALTSPEVGETLFIYLAAGEGAVSAVLVREEDKLQKPVYYVSRALQGAESRYSAIERYVLALVHAARKLRTYFQAHPVVVITDQPLKQILSKPESSGRMVKWAVELSEYDLGYRPRTAIKAQALADFIADGISFGSTGGETDQARPDRKVEDARAPRATQTPETAKAVQIREAAEVPRTEDAAEVAQASQVEEGGSTREAGETGLAQEAAEAKQAIDAAEVQQVGDAAEVAYPEETAKAELARTAAPDGKARETADRTEPTWTLYVDGASSKEGCGAGLLLISPTGEELPYALRFDFRASNNESEYEALIAGMGMARKLGASSLKVYSDSQLIVNQVWGSYEVKEGTLRKYVAKTHELKGLFEQFMLEQIPRSLNKRADALSKLASTSVGTLRREIVVEIVRSRAYDQVSTAVIQVVSSWMDPIVRYLAQGELPPSRIEARKILLKSQRYTLVQGVLYRKSYLQPWLRCMTPEEGSYVLRELHEGICGNHVGSRVLAKKGMLAGYYWPTIFRDSTELVARCKSCQLHAPVHHAPTREMIPLHSPWPFFQWGIDLLGPFPRAPGGYEYLVVAIDYFTKWIEAAIRMAKYKGQVARYYNARVRHLSFKPGDLVVRRNSVSRAVGTGKLDPNWEGPYVVKEIGRAGYCKLARLGGGEVPRTWHNSNLRLFL; encoded by the exons ATGCCAAGGACGAGGTCTCAGAGGAATGCCAATGGCTCCAAGGGGAACGGAGGAAGCGGCCCCCAACAGTCTGCCCGGAGTCCGACCCCCGGAGGTGAGGGGACGGGACTCTCGCGGATCCCGCCGGAGCAACTGGTTCAGGCAGTAGCAGGAAACCTGCCCACTTTCGAGGCCATTGTGAATTACCTCAGGGGGCAGACAGGAGGGCATCTGGGCCAGGAGCCGAAGAACTCGGAGGGTCCAACCGAGTCCAGGGCCGGGAGCCTCAACCCCCAGCTCAAACGCGTGCGCCGGGAGCCCTCAAGTGAGCACATCGACATGGGGGAGCCCACTCACAAGCACTCCCGAACTGAGCACCCGGAGCCTGTCCGGAGGTATTCTAGGGATGAACCCTCACCTCGGAAAGAGCAGCTCcaggtgcaggacgagctggacctgCTCTTGGATGCCGAGGCAGACAGGTACATCGCGTCCTCTTTCGTGCCTGATATAGAGAACTATCCATTGCCCGCGAAGTTCAAGATACCCAGCATGAAGCCTTACGATGCGACCACGGATCCGGAGGATCATTTGTTTGCATTTCTGACCCAAATGCGTCTGCAAACTGCCGCagatgcggtcaggtgcaagactTTTCCCATGTTTCTGGAGGGGAAGGCACGTCAGTGGTTCCAGGGGCTTCCCCCCAGGTCCATTAGGTCCTTTGCTCAGCTTGCTCGGCTGTTTGCAGCCCAGTTTGTCTCATCACGAGCCTTCTCCAAGAGCACGGCGCACCTGATGACCATTCAGCAAAGGCCTGAGGAATCCCTACGCGAATACATGGTGCGTTTCAATAACGAGTCCCTTCAGGTCAGGGATCGCGATGACAAGGTGGTTATGGCAGCCTTCATTAATGGGCTGCGCAAGCAGAAGCTCTACACCGAGctcgtggagagacctcccaagTCGGTACGGGAAATGCTGGACCCAGCTCATGAGAAGGCCAATGCGGAGGAGGCTAATCGCCTTAAGAGCGCGCAAGAAAGGCTGAGGGATGACAAACGTAGGAGGGGAGCCGACCAGGTGGAGGCTCGTCCCAACCAGGGAAGGAAGAGCACTTACGATCGCCTCCCCAGGAGCCGTCCAAGTGGAGGAGATAAGCCCTGGACTAACCTCACCGCACCTCGAGCTCGGGTGCTGGCGGTCATGGAACAGGAGGGGCTCTCCCGACCTTCTCGACCTTTGGGAGGGGACAAAAGCAGACGGGACCAAGGGTTGTTCTGCGCCTATCATCGAGATGTGGGGCATGACACGGAGGACTGCCGTCACCTCAAGAAGGACATCGAGAAACTAATCAAACGAGATCACCTCGGGCAGTTCATACGAGAGGACCGAGCTGACCAACAACGGGGGAGGCTCAGGTCAGAACGACCAAGCTACCTCCGGGATCGACCTCAGGGGCCTCATGGTCGAGCTCCTGAACAGGAAACACAGAATCTGGCCGGGGTGATTAATACCATCGCAGGAGGACCGGCTGGCGGGGATAGCCATACAGCTCGGCGGCACAATCGACCTCCCCCCGCGGGGGAGAGCTCGGCTAAGCGTCTGAAGATGTATGAGGAAATTATCTACGGACCAGAGGACGCAGTCCCCCTGGCCTCCAACAATCATGAAGCTATTGTGATTGAGGTCATCACCTGCAATTACAAGGTGAAAAAGGTATACATAGACAATGGGAGTGCTATAGACGTGCTGTATTACAAGACTTTTAAAGAGCTGCAGCTGGAGGATAGGCAGCTGGTCCCGGTTCGGACTCCATTAATCGGGTTTGCAGGCCCTCCCGTGAGGCCAGAGGGAATGATCACCCTCATGGTTACGATCGGAGTATCCCCGAAGTGTCGAACTGTTCCGGTAAACTTCGCGGTGGTTAAGGAGCCGTCGTCATGCAATATGATTTTGGGACGGCCCACACTGAATGCCCTCCGAGCTGTTTGCTCTACGTTGCACCTCAGCATGAAGTTTCCTACCCCCGAGGGGGTGGCTGAGGTGCTCGGGGATCCAGAAGTGGCCAGGGCATGTTACATTGCTACCCTCAAGGGCAAAGAGAAGTTAGTAGCTCAAACAGCTTGCTTAGAGCCCTGGGAGCCCATGGAGAAGGGAGAAAGATTGGAAACGGACGAGGGATTAACCGAGCTGTCCGTCCAGCCCGGTCGACCTGAGCGCACCGTGAAGGTCGGCATGGGCCTAGCCGAGCTGGTCAAGAGTTCTTTGGAAACTCTCTTGGAGGAATATGCTGAGATTTTCGCTTGGAGTGCTGATGACATGCCAGGAATCCCCACCGAGCTGGCGGTTCATAGGCTACAGGTGGATCCCAGCGTCCGAAGAAAAGGAACTTTGCTCCTGAACGAAAGGAGGTCGTCAAAAGCGAGGTGG CTCGTGGACTCAACAGCAGGTTATGAGATTTTCTGTTTCTTGGATGCTTTCAAGGGGTACCATCAGATAGCCTTGGACGAGGAGAACCAGGAGAAAACCTCGTTTATCACCGAGGAGGGCACATATTGTTACGTCACCATGCCGTTTGGTTTAAAAAACGCAGGCGCAACCTATCAAAGGTTGGTAAACAAGTTGTTCAGGAATCAGATCGGCCGAAATCTGGAGGTTTATGTGGACGATATGTTGGTGAAAAGCCGAACTCAGGAGCAGTTCATCTCCGACCTGAGGGAGATTTTTGAGATCCTTCGACACTCACGAATGCGGCTAAACCCAAAGAAGTGCACTTTTGGGGTCAGGTCGGGAAAATTTCTGGGGTACATGATTTCCAAAGAGGGGGTGAGAGCTAACCCAGACAAGATTAAGTCCATCATGGATATGGCTCCACCCCGGAATAGTAAAGAGGTACAACGTCTGACAGGGAGGATGGCTGCCTTGAACAGGTTCTTGTCTAAATCGGCAGTTCGGGGGGCGCCTTTCTTCAAGGTCCTGAAAGGAGGTCGGCAGTTCGAGTGGAACCCGGAGTGCCAGAAGGCGTTCGACGAGCTCAAGGAACATCTCGTTCGATTGCCAGCTCTGACTTCTCCCGAGGTGGGGGAGACCCTGTTCATTTACTTAGCTGCGGGAGAGGGGGCTGTAAGCGCAGTGCTGGTGCGAGAGGAGGACAAGTTACAGAAACCAGTGTATTATGTCAGTCGTGCCCTGCAGGGGGCCGAATCCAGGTACTCGGCGATAGAGCGATATGTTTTGGCGCTAGTCCACGCAGCTCGGAAGCTGAGGACCTATTTCCAAGCTCATCCCGTGGTAGTCATAACAGACCAGCCCCTGAAGCAGATCCTGTCCAAACCCGAGTCCTCAGGTCGGATGGTAAAATGGGCGGTAGAATTATCTGAGTATGACCTGGGGTATCGGCCCAGAACGGCCATCAAAGCTCAAGCACTAGCAGATTTCATAGCAGATGGCATCTCTTTTGGGTCGACTGGAGGAGAGACAGACCAGGCCAGACCGGATAGGAAAGTTGAGGACGCGCGCGCCCCCAGAGCCACACAGACCCCGGAGACTGCCAAGGCCGTACAGATCAGAGAGGCAGCCGAGGTCCCTCGGACCGAAGACGCTGCTGAGGTCGCCCAGGCCAGTCAGGTGGAGGAGGGCGGATCGACCAGAGAAGCTGGGGAGACCGGACTGGCCCAAGAGGCTGCAGAGGCCAAGCAGGCCATAGACGCAGCGGAGGTCCAACAGGTCGGAGACGCAGCTGAGGTCGCATATCCCGAAGAGACTGCCAAGGCCGAATTGGCCAGGACAGCAGCCCCAGACGGGAAGGCTAGGGAAACAGCGGATCGAACAGAGCCCACATGGACGCTGTATGTGGACGGTGCGTCAAGCAAAGAAGGATGCGGAGCAGGGCTTCtcctaatcagccctacgggAGAGGAGCTGCCTTACGCGTTAAGGTTTGATTTCAGAGCATCTAATAATGAATCTGAGTACGAAGCTCTAATTGCAGGAATGGGGATGGCTCGGAAGTTAGGGGCCAGTTCGTTGAAAGTCTATAGCGACTCGCAGCTGATAGTTAACCAGGTATGGGGAAGCTACGAGGTCAAAGAGGGGACGCTGAGAAAATACGTGGCCAAGACACATGAGCTGAAGGGCCTGTTCGAGCAGTTCATGCTAGAGCAGATCCCGCGGAGTCTGAACAAGAGAGCTGATGCCCTGTCCAAACTGGCCTCCACCTCGGTTGGCACCCTACGTCGGGAGATAGTTGTGGAGATCGTCAGGAGTCGCGCATATGACCAGGTCAGTACTGCGGTCATCCAGGTGGTGAGCTCCTGGATGGACCCCATTGTTCGATACTTGGCGCAGGGGGAACTCCCCCCGAGCAGGATAGAGGCCCGCAAAATCCTCCTTAAGTCGCAGAGGTACACGCTTGTGCAGGGAGTCCTGTATAGGAAATCCTACTTGCAGCCCTGGCTGAGGTGTATGACACCTGAGGAGGGGAGCTATGTCTTGCGCGAATTGCATGAGGGCATCTGTGGCAATCACGTTGGTTCCAGGGTATTGGCCAAGAAGGGAATGCTGGCCGGGTACTATTGGCCCACCATCTTCAGGGACTCGACCGAGCTGGTAGCTCGGTGTAAGTCTTGCCAGCTACATGCTCCAGTTCATCACGCCCCAACTCGGGAAATGATCCCTCTTCATAGCCCGTGGCCGTTCTTCCAGTGGGGAATCGACTTGCTAGGACCTTTTCCCCGAGCTCCCGGTGGCTATGAGTACTTGGTAGTGGCGATTGATTACTTCACCAAGTGGATAGAAGCGGCTATAAGAATGGCAAAGTATAAGGGCCAGGTTGCACGCTACTACAATGCCAGGGTAAGGCATCTTTCTTTTAAACCAGGGGACCTGGTGGTACGCAGAAATTCAGTCAGCCGAGCTGTGGGCACAGGCAAGTTAGACCCGAACTGGGAAGGCCCGTACGTAGTAAAGGAAATTGGCCGCGCAGGATATTGTAAGCTAGCTCGTCTGGGGGGAGGTGAAGTCCCACGCACTTGGCACAACTCAAATTTAAGACTTTTTCTTTAG
- the LOC140014923 gene encoding uncharacterized protein has product MKVSGPVHGWFYFARRSGGELPTRELFTQMPSSIKGWKAQFFFVKNTGFPPLTWREDTQVTDPTPSPLPEAELDRLVSSEAQLKVKEFNNAQLWSAGLIRAEVNDPAPDLRPITPEELTALKRFSQLLNIGGMGSASTPTPAPSTAPSSTVPPPPPVSTPQIAAQSSLGEGSKKKRKKSTAKKARTEAASPQSQEEPSTAIASHYGVSSAEQQASSQSPPAMWRMRNVIPMKPPTELGSHSHPLHFCPKWGLSVNDRAQFPEVAKELVKGAVLPRDHHFIQLASNAELLEHFYLSTTQLNVAGAELAQRYENMGVNLSQVDAAKEKLSSQLEAAEAELEVLRKQLADTNSSAVLEKKRADELAATLEAEQKKSAKLVEAAREEGRQLGVKEFKKSEVFMNDLALLNGPVLQLGYTKALMDVESLKLPGFDLSKWPDYNPQSTNQIDRLVTGYSNRRDLTALIADPNLPALSPEPEQEQQGES; this is encoded by the exons ATGAAGGTAAGCGGCCCGGTTCATGGTTGGTTCTACTTCGCTCGCAGGAGCGGAGGGGAACTCCCTACCCGCGAGCTGTTCACTCAGATGCCTTCTTCCATCAAGGGCTGGAAAGCCCAGTTCTTTTTTGTGAAGAATACTGGGTTTCCTCCCCTAACTTGGAGGGAGGATACCCAGGTAACCGATCCAACCCCTTCTCCCCTGCCCGAGGCCGAGCTAGACCGCTTGGTCAGCTCGGAGGCTCAACTGAAGGTGAAGGAATTTAACAATGCCCAACTCTGGTCGGCGGGGCTAATCCGAGCAGAGGTGAACGACCCTGCCCCCGATCTCCGACCTATCACCCCCGAGGAGCTGACAGCTC TGAAGAGGTTTTCCCAACTGCTGAACATTGGCGGAATGGGCAGTGCGAGCACGCCAACTCCTGCGCCTTCCACAGCGCCGAGCAGCACGGTGCCTCCACCTCCACCTGTGTCCACTCCCCAAATTGCCGCTCAGTCTTCACTGGGGGAGGgatcaaagaaaaaaagaaagaagtccACGGCCAAAAAGGCCAGGACAGAGGCGGCTTCCCCCCAGTCCCAGGAGGAGCCCTCTACTGCCATTGCTTCCCATTACGGGGTGAGCTCCGCCGAGCAGCAGGCttcgtcacaatctccccccgcTATGTGGCGCATGAGGAATGTGATTCCCATGAAGCCCCCCACCGAGCTGGGCTCACACTCGCACCCCCTCCATTTCTGCCCGAAGTGGGGGTTGTCGGTGAACGACCGAGCTCAGTTCCCTGAAGTGGCGAAGGAGCTCGTCAAAGGCGCGGTACTCCCCCGCgatcaccacttcatccaactTGCCTCCAACGCTGAGCTGTTAGAGCACTTCTACCTCAGCACCACCCAG CTCAATGTTGCGGGGGCCGAGCTGGCTCAGCGGTATGAGAACATGGGGGTCAACCTGTCCCAGGTTGATGCTGCCAAGGAGAAGTTGTCAAGCCAGCTCGAGGCTGCTGAGGCCGAGCTAGAGGTCCTGAGGAAGCAACTTGCGGATACCAACTCCTCTGCCGTGCTGGAAAAAAAGAGAGCGGACGAACTGGCTGCGACTCTGGAAGCAGAGCAGAAAAAATCTGCCAAGCTGGTGGAGGCGGCAAGGGAAGAAGGTCGCCAGCTAGGCGTCAAAGAGTTCAAGAAGTCTGAGGTCTTCATGAACGACCTGGCCCTCCTCAACGGCCCGGTCCTGCAACTCGGCTACACGAAAGCCTTGATGGATGTGGAGTCCCTGAAGTTGCCAGGCTTTGACTTGAGCAAATGGCCTGACTACAACCCCCAATCCACCAACCAAATTGATAGGCTCGTCACAGGCTACTCCAATAGGCGCGACCTGACTGCCCTGATTGCCGATCCTAATCTTCCTGCCCTCTCCCCAGAGCCAGAGCAAGAGCAACAAGGGGAGAGCTAA
- the LOC140004252 gene encoding uncharacterized protein isoform X5, translated as MMRAPLLDFSSPSITTHSSPIGTRDSTTLQFYCLPPPHLLTTLLQKEDLSLLDATPPQPTSQSHLISPSPSSMELMKEITRLEVEILQLERYLLSLYRKAFQQHLPVLIRDRGTCSNDKMGPHLQATDNHPCYKLDWALSQSDSNHRHQILPSNTLTCSSYHIKAAPRASSRKEKPQVDSVHCSLADHLGTSLMDDALDYPNRLSEEIVRCICCIYCKFSDPALPQKGLSVSSSSSLSSSSTFSPRNISGGWSPQFDEEPKGCIEGLTDEAGPYAATIEVLKICLDDQTFQYVARVLEKFRSLVKSLETIDPRNMKREEKLSFWINIHNALVMHGYLAYGTHNFARSSSILKAAYNVGGHCINAHTIQSSILGIRSHYSAPLF; from the exons ATGATGAGAGCGCCATTACTGGATTTCTCTTCTCCTTCGATCACTACTCATTCTTCTCCGATAGGAACGCGGGACTCCACTACTTTGCAGTTCTATTG TCTTCCTCCGCCTCACCTTCTGACCACTCTGTTGCAAAAGGAGGATCTTTCACTGCTCGATGCTACGCCTCCTCAACCAACTTCCCAATCCCACCTCATTTCCCCATCCCCT TCTTCTATGGAACTCATGAAAGAGATAACCAGACTTGAGGTTGAAATACTTCAATTGGAGCGTTATCTTCTTTCTCTTTACCGGAAAGCTTTCCAACAGCATCTTCCAGTTCTGATAAGAGATCGGGGAACTTGTAGTAACGATAAGATGGGACCACACCTGCAAGCTACCGATAATCATCCATGTTACAAACTGGATTGGGCTCTCTCACAAAGTGATTCTAACCATCGCCATCAAATCCTCCCTTCAAATACATTGACCTGTTCAAGTTACCATATAAAAGCAGCTCCAAGGGCATCATCTAGAAAG GAGAAACCACAGGTGGATTCTGTGCACTGTAGCCTTGCAGATCATCTTGGCACTTCTCTCATGGATGATGCCCTTGATTATCCCAATAGATTGTCCGAAGAGATCGTCAGATGCATATGTTGTATTTACTGCAAATTTTCTGATCCAGCTCTTCCTCAAAAAGGTCTTTCAGTATCTTCTAGTTCATCGTTGTCCTCTTCTAGCACATTTTCTCCCAGAAATATTTCTGGTGGTTGGAGTCCTCAATTTGATGAAGAACCTAAAGGGTGCATTGAAGGCCTAACAGATGAGGCTGGTCCATATGCCGCAACAATAGAAGTGTTAAAGATATGTCTTGATGATCAGACTTTCCAGTATGTTGCAAGAGTGCTGGAAAAATTCAG GTCACTAGTTAAGAGTCTTGAAACTATTGACCCGAGGAACATGAAACGTGAGGAGAAGCTTTCATTTTGGATAAATATTCACAATGCCTTGGTCATGCAT GGTTATTTAGCATATGGAACTCATAATTTTGCGAGAAGCTCTTCGATCTTAAAG GCAGCTTATAATGTGGGTGGACACTGCATAAATGCTCATACTATACAAAGTTCAATTTTAGGAATCCGGTCACACTACTCAGCACCG